A stretch of the Amycolatopsis sp. BJA-103 genome encodes the following:
- a CDS encoding SDR family oxidoreductase, producing MTASFAGAGVVVTGGGGGIGSVLARRFAAEGARVVVGDLNGDAAAEVAKEIGGTAVAGDAASEAGVASLIETARETLGEVDVFCANAGIAPMGGVDAPEEEWARIWDVNVMAHVRAARLLLPPWLERGRGHFISTVSAAGLLTTLGSASYSVTKHGALAFAEWLSATYRHRGLTVQAICPQGVRTAMLENTGPAGELLMGASAIQPEQVADALFEAIADERFLVLPHPEVADYYAARATQTDRWLGGMNKLQRKVEQVIGE from the coding sequence GTGACCGCGTCGTTCGCCGGAGCGGGTGTCGTCGTCACCGGTGGAGGCGGCGGTATCGGCTCCGTGCTCGCCCGCCGGTTCGCCGCGGAGGGGGCCAGGGTCGTCGTCGGCGACCTGAACGGGGACGCCGCGGCCGAAGTCGCGAAGGAGATCGGCGGGACCGCCGTCGCCGGTGACGCCGCGAGCGAAGCGGGTGTCGCGTCGCTGATCGAGACAGCCCGCGAAACCCTCGGCGAGGTCGATGTCTTCTGTGCCAACGCCGGGATCGCGCCGATGGGTGGCGTGGACGCGCCGGAGGAGGAGTGGGCGCGGATCTGGGACGTCAACGTGATGGCGCACGTGCGCGCGGCACGGCTGTTGCTGCCGCCGTGGCTCGAGCGCGGCCGCGGGCACTTCATTTCGACGGTGTCGGCGGCGGGATTGCTGACCACCCTCGGTTCGGCCTCGTACTCGGTGACCAAACACGGTGCGCTCGCCTTCGCCGAATGGCTGTCGGCCACCTACCGGCATCGCGGCCTCACCGTGCAGGCGATCTGCCCGCAAGGCGTGCGGACGGCGATGCTGGAGAACACCGGCCCGGCGGGCGAACTGCTCATGGGCGCGTCGGCGATCCAGCCGGAGCAGGTCGCGGACGCGTTGTTCGAGGCCATCGCCGACGAACGTTTCCTGGTCCTGCCGCACCCCGAGGTCGCGGACTACTACGCCGCGCGCGCCACGCAGACCGACCGCTGGCTCGGCGGGATGAACAAACTGCAGCGCAAGGTGGAGCAGGTCATCGGCGAATGA
- a CDS encoding beta-class carbonic anhydrase: MSVTDELLANNADYASRFSGPLPLPPAKQVAVLACMDARINVYGVLGLQEGEAHVIRNAGGVVTEDEIRSLAISQRLLGTREIILIHHTDCGMLTFTDDGFKKSIQEDVGVKPSWAAEAFGDLDADVRQSIARIKNSPFIPEKDSVRGFVFDVATGKLNEVA; this comes from the coding sequence ATGTCCGTCACCGACGAACTCCTGGCCAACAACGCCGACTACGCCTCGCGCTTTTCCGGGCCGCTTCCCTTGCCACCCGCCAAGCAGGTCGCCGTGCTCGCGTGTATGGACGCCCGGATCAACGTTTACGGCGTCCTCGGCCTCCAGGAAGGCGAAGCGCACGTCATCCGCAACGCGGGCGGCGTCGTCACCGAGGACGAAATCCGTTCCCTCGCGATCAGCCAGCGCCTGCTCGGCACGCGGGAAATCATCCTCATCCACCACACCGACTGCGGAATGCTGACCTTCACCGACGACGGCTTCAAGAAATCCATCCAGGAGGACGTCGGCGTCAAACCGTCCTGGGCCGCCGAAGCCTTCGGCGACCTCGACGCCGACGTGCGTCAGTCGATCGCCCGCATCAAGAACAGCCCGTTCATCCCCGAGAAGGATTCCGTCCGCGGCTTCGTCTTCGATGTCGCCACCGGAAAACTGAACGAGGTCGCCTGA